One genomic segment of Pedosphaera parvula Ellin514 includes these proteins:
- a CDS encoding tRNA (cytidine(34)-2'-O)-methyltransferase has protein sequence MNIVMVEPEIPPNTGNVARLCAATKTRLHLIEPLGFKLDDKQLKRAGMDYWQQVEWRQWANWKTFCEQLPADARLWFVESDGPRLYTEVQYLPEDYLVFGRETAGLPKQLLKENPERWLRLPMFNAESRSLNLSNCAAIVLFEALRQQGFAGELR, from the coding sequence ATGAACATAGTAATGGTTGAGCCGGAGATTCCACCAAACACTGGAAACGTTGCCCGGTTGTGCGCCGCCACCAAAACCCGGTTGCACCTGATCGAGCCTTTGGGTTTCAAGCTGGATGACAAACAACTGAAACGCGCCGGGATGGATTATTGGCAACAGGTGGAGTGGCGCCAATGGGCGAACTGGAAGACCTTTTGCGAGCAGTTGCCAGCAGATGCCCGGCTTTGGTTTGTGGAGTCAGACGGGCCCAGGCTCTACACCGAAGTGCAGTACCTGCCGGAAGATTACCTGGTCTTCGGGCGTGAAACCGCAGGGTTGCCGAAACAGTTGCTGAAGGAGAATCCGGAGCGTTGGTTGAGGCTGCCGATGTTCAATGCTGAGTCGCGTTCGCTCAATTTGTCCAACTGCGCAGCGATTGTATTATTTGAGGCACTCAGGCAGCAAGGCTTTGCCGGTGAGTTGAGATAA